From the genome of Phytohabitans rumicis, one region includes:
- a CDS encoding PaaX family transcriptional regulator produces the protein MAAPGPPTGVRPQTLLLTFLGKAVLGRDIAVFSGSYIAVMERLGISEQATRSTLTRMVNHGLLARHPRGRKMYFGLTPRAEAVLAEGEHRLWRAGAVNRDADGRWTLLGFSLPESRRDERHLLRSRLRWAGFGLLRSGMWIAPGRVDIAAPLPNGQLHDDVQVFYAEPADPAAVGQMVRDAYDLSAIAGRYQQFLHRWGTPRPLPAAPDDLARLLWLVSEWLLVLRDDPRIPLRHLPPDWPAVAAEKAFRRRHNQLSMRAETILDEVVDAVEIPR, from the coding sequence GTGGCAGCGCCCGGTCCACCAACTGGCGTGCGACCGCAGACCCTCCTGCTGACCTTCCTCGGCAAGGCGGTGCTCGGTCGCGACATCGCCGTTTTTTCCGGCAGCTACATCGCCGTGATGGAGCGACTCGGCATCTCGGAACAGGCGACCCGGTCCACATTGACCCGGATGGTGAACCACGGTCTGCTGGCCCGCCACCCCCGCGGCCGGAAGATGTACTTCGGGCTGACGCCGCGGGCCGAAGCGGTCCTGGCGGAAGGCGAGCACCGACTGTGGCGTGCCGGAGCGGTCAACCGGGACGCGGACGGACGCTGGACCCTGCTCGGGTTCTCGCTGCCTGAGTCCCGCCGCGACGAGCGCCATCTGCTCCGATCGCGGCTGCGCTGGGCCGGCTTCGGCCTGCTGCGCAGCGGGATGTGGATCGCGCCGGGCCGGGTCGACATCGCCGCCCCATTGCCGAACGGGCAGTTGCACGACGATGTCCAGGTCTTCTACGCCGAGCCGGCGGACCCGGCAGCTGTCGGACAGATGGTTCGTGACGCCTACGACCTGTCCGCGATCGCCGGACGCTACCAGCAGTTCCTGCACCGCTGGGGCACCCCGCGCCCGCTGCCGGCCGCCCCCGACGACCTGGCACGGCTGCTCTGGCTGGTCAGCGAGTGGCTGCTGGTCCTGCGCGACGATCCCCGGATACCGCTGCGACACCTGCCACCCGACTGGCCCGCGGTCGCCGCTGAGAAGGCCTTCCGGCGCCGCCACAACCAGCTCAGCATGCGCGCCGAAACGATTCTCGACGAGGTGGTCGACGCCGTCGAGATCCCACGGTAA
- a CDS encoding carboxylesterase/lipase family protein, producing MRPFVCLAGAVLAGVLGTPPGAATAASGGAAAAAANRGDHKSGLVVRTDKGDVRGVRADGVDSFLGIRYAAAPVGVLRWRPPHPAAPWGGVAEATAYGDRCAAAASSNGPRTEAEDCLFVNVQRPTGLKPSDRRPVYVFIHGGGLVNGSANQADMAAIVRRTGVVGVSFNYRLGVLGFLGHAGLTAEAGESGNYGLMDQQAALGWITRNIAAFGGDPRRVTVGGESAGGWSVCAHLVAPGSRGLLSKAMIQSGSCISRTQQEAETAGTSFAPAVGCGAAATAVDCLRRTEVARLIDTPAGRFGFVRETPTLPADPAEAVASGQFARVPIVIGANRDEGRTFAQGFIDATRQPTWAYEFAHRTGPGLTPIPGYMWGAGHAAELAYLFPSFDNGVPIAPTFDAAERQLATDMKRYWAAFARYGTPNARGLAWWPRYDHPGESMSLRAGGESRPMSDAQFVAEHQCAFWPP from the coding sequence ATGCGTCCATTCGTGTGCCTGGCCGGCGCGGTGCTGGCCGGCGTGCTCGGTACCCCGCCCGGGGCCGCAACGGCGGCCTCGGGCGGCGCCGCCGCCGCCGCGGCCAACCGTGGCGATCACAAGAGCGGCCTCGTGGTGCGCACCGACAAGGGCGACGTCAGGGGTGTGCGGGCCGACGGCGTCGACAGCTTCCTCGGCATCCGGTACGCCGCCGCGCCCGTCGGCGTCCTGCGCTGGCGTCCCCCTCATCCGGCCGCACCCTGGGGTGGTGTGGCCGAGGCGACCGCGTACGGTGACCGGTGCGCAGCCGCGGCCAGCTCGAACGGGCCGCGGACGGAGGCCGAGGACTGCCTGTTCGTCAACGTGCAACGTCCCACCGGCCTCAAGCCCAGCGACCGTCGGCCTGTCTACGTGTTCATCCACGGCGGCGGGTTGGTCAACGGCAGTGCCAACCAGGCCGACATGGCCGCGATCGTTCGGCGTACCGGCGTCGTCGGTGTGTCCTTCAACTACCGCCTCGGCGTGCTGGGGTTCCTTGGACACGCCGGTCTGACCGCCGAGGCCGGCGAGTCGGGCAACTACGGGTTGATGGACCAACAGGCCGCCCTTGGTTGGATCACGCGGAACATCGCCGCGTTCGGCGGGGACCCCCGGCGGGTTACGGTCGGCGGCGAGTCCGCGGGCGGCTGGTCGGTGTGCGCGCACCTGGTCGCCCCGGGATCACGCGGCCTGCTCAGCAAAGCGATGATCCAGAGCGGATCGTGTATCAGCCGCACCCAGCAGGAGGCTGAGACGGCCGGCACCTCCTTCGCGCCGGCGGTCGGCTGCGGCGCCGCGGCGACCGCGGTCGACTGCCTGCGGCGGACGGAGGTCGCCCGGCTCATCGACACACCGGCTGGCCGGTTCGGCTTCGTCCGGGAAACACCCACCCTGCCGGCCGATCCGGCCGAGGCGGTCGCCTCCGGGCAGTTCGCCCGCGTTCCGATCGTCATCGGTGCCAATCGCGACGAGGGCCGCACCTTCGCCCAAGGGTTCATCGACGCCACCCGGCAGCCCACCTGGGCGTACGAGTTCGCGCACCGGACCGGTCCCGGGCTGACCCCGATTCCCGGTTATATGTGGGGGGCCGGACATGCCGCGGAGCTCGCGTACCTGTTCCCCAGCTTCGACAACGGCGTTCCCATCGCTCCCACCTTCGACGCCGCGGAACGACAACTGGCCACGGACATGAAGCGCTACTGGGCCGCGTTCGCCCGGTACGGCACGCCAAACGCCCGCGGGCTGGCGTGGTGGCCGCGGTACGACCATCCCGGAGAGTCCATGTCGCTACGGGCCGGCGGGGAAAGCCGTCCTATGTCCGACGCACAGTTCGTCGCCGAACACCAATGTGCCTTCTGGCCGCCATGA
- a CDS encoding alpha/beta hydrolase, producing the protein MRTIRRLLATITIVSLAALALAPTTVQAAPATRYDGTLPNGATWIADVPANWNGTLLLYSHGYNPTPNNPPVNSPGPAAAEALLARGYALAGSSYSRSGWVTDTAASDGLDTLRAVTALIGQPRRAIALGTSFGGMITGQLAERGGRWLDGAIATCGLMGGGIDLHNYQLDGSHAVAQLLLAGEQVKLVRFTDTAEAFATAGRMVAALDQAQASPAGRARVALITALYQEPTWVPGQPKPAPGDIEAQVAGQYQNLRTILPFIVAGRSDMERSAGGNPTWNKGVDYGRQLAESGRLAEVAQIYRRAGIDLRADLKLLTHTATVTADPAAYRWMRNSTLTGRLDMPVLTLHTTDDGLVPVQHEEEYAEDVHDSRSAALLRQAYAEHAGHCTFTTAELVAAVVTMENRIQTGRWDGLAEPHRMQALADSLGLGSAAFIRFRVPEFLGDRPAPPRYR; encoded by the coding sequence ATGAGGACTATTCGACGGCTGCTCGCCACAATCACGATCGTCTCGCTGGCCGCGCTGGCGTTGGCACCCACCACAGTGCAGGCCGCGCCCGCGACCAGGTACGACGGGACCCTGCCGAACGGCGCGACATGGATCGCCGACGTGCCGGCGAACTGGAACGGCACGCTCCTGCTCTACAGCCACGGCTACAACCCCACCCCGAACAACCCGCCCGTCAACAGCCCTGGTCCGGCCGCGGCCGAGGCCCTGCTGGCTCGCGGTTACGCGCTGGCCGGCTCGTCGTACTCCCGCTCGGGATGGGTCACCGACACCGCCGCCAGCGACGGGCTCGACACGCTGCGGGCGGTCACCGCGCTGATCGGCCAGCCACGCCGCGCCATCGCGCTCGGCACCTCGTTCGGCGGCATGATCACCGGACAGCTCGCCGAACGCGGCGGCCGGTGGCTCGACGGCGCGATCGCCACCTGCGGCCTGATGGGCGGCGGGATCGACCTGCACAACTACCAGCTGGACGGGTCGCACGCGGTCGCGCAACTGCTGCTCGCGGGGGAGCAGGTGAAGCTCGTTCGCTTCACCGATACCGCTGAGGCATTCGCCACCGCGGGTCGGATGGTGGCCGCCTTGGATCAGGCGCAGGCCAGCCCGGCCGGGCGTGCCCGGGTCGCCCTGATCACGGCCCTGTACCAGGAGCCGACGTGGGTGCCCGGGCAGCCGAAGCCGGCACCCGGTGACATCGAGGCGCAGGTGGCGGGCCAGTACCAGAACCTGCGTACGATCCTGCCGTTCATCGTGGCGGGCCGCTCCGACATGGAGCGCAGCGCCGGCGGCAACCCGACCTGGAACAAAGGCGTCGACTACGGTCGGCAACTGGCCGAGTCGGGTCGCCTTGCAGAGGTGGCGCAGATTTATCGGCGGGCCGGTATCGATCTGCGCGCGGATCTGAAGCTGCTGACGCATACGGCCACCGTGACGGCCGATCCCGCGGCGTACCGCTGGATGCGCAACTCCACGCTGACCGGACGGTTGGACATGCCGGTCCTCACGCTGCATACCACCGACGACGGCCTCGTCCCGGTGCAGCACGAGGAGGAGTACGCCGAGGACGTCCACGACAGCCGCTCCGCCGCGCTGCTGCGGCAGGCGTACGCCGAGCACGCCGGGCACTGCACCTTCACGACCGCTGAACTGGTCGCGGCGGTGGTCACCATGGAAAATCGCATCCAGACCGGACGCTGGGACGGACTAGCTGAACCGCACCGGATGCAGGCCCTCGCCGACTCGCTAGGGCTCGGCTCGGCCGCCTTCATCAGGTTCCGCGTGCCGGAGTTCCTCGGCGACCGCCCCGCACCACCGCGGTACCGCTAG
- a CDS encoding RICIN domain-containing protein encodes MSDWSTADGANVQLWSCHGGANQRWRIEPLADGTARIVNQHSNKPLDVNACGTADGTNLQQYGWWDNPCQRWSVLPTDSGWVRLENPNSGKVADVADCATRRR; translated from the coding sequence GTGAGCGACTGGTCGACCGCGGACGGCGCCAACGTCCAGCTCTGGAGCTGCCACGGCGGAGCCAACCAGCGCTGGCGGATCGAGCCGCTCGCCGACGGCACCGCCCGGATCGTCAACCAGCACAGCAACAAGCCGCTCGACGTGAACGCCTGCGGCACCGCCGACGGGACCAACCTCCAGCAGTACGGCTGGTGGGACAACCCGTGCCAGCGCTGGTCGGTCCTCCCGACGGACAGCGGTTGGGTGCGGCTGGAGAATCCCAACAGCGGCAAGGTCGCCGACGTGGCGGACTGCGCGACAAGGCGTCGGTGA
- a CDS encoding LacI family DNA-binding transcriptional regulator: MGRDRVTLADVARRAGLSKTAASMVLNGREGTRLSAEAHQRVFKAAEELGYRPNIAARSLRTRKTATIAFVSDIVATTRFASGLIRGALDAARERDHVLLIAETQGDAAFEQFAIEAMLDRQVDGVIYAAMQSRRLTVPPALLTGPAVLLNATGPENVPCVLPDDEQAGRTVTTALLEQGHHDQIAVIGRNRLKERNPEVSLAAEARMRGIRATLAEAGTTVAAEAFCQEWLPEFGYRAIRALLRKPTRPTAVICMNDRLAFGAYQAIADAGLRVPDDISVVAFDDDPIAAWLRPGLTTAALPHEQMGRRAIELLLDSHTAAPCLVSMPLRRRKSIAPPA; this comes from the coding sequence ATGGGCCGCGACAGAGTGACCCTGGCGGACGTGGCGCGCCGCGCCGGGCTGTCCAAGACGGCCGCGTCGATGGTGCTCAACGGCCGGGAGGGCACCCGGTTGTCGGCCGAGGCGCACCAGCGGGTCTTCAAAGCGGCCGAGGAACTCGGCTACCGGCCCAACATCGCCGCGCGGAGCCTGCGTACCCGCAAGACCGCCACCATCGCATTCGTGTCCGACATCGTCGCCACCACCCGGTTCGCCAGCGGGCTGATCCGTGGTGCGCTGGACGCCGCCCGCGAGCGAGACCACGTCCTGCTCATCGCCGAGACACAGGGCGATGCGGCATTCGAGCAGTTCGCCATCGAGGCGATGCTGGACCGGCAGGTCGACGGTGTCATCTACGCCGCGATGCAGTCCCGCCGGTTGACGGTGCCGCCCGCCCTGCTGACCGGCCCGGCGGTCCTGCTCAACGCGACCGGCCCGGAGAACGTGCCGTGCGTGCTCCCGGACGACGAACAGGCCGGCCGGACCGTCACCACCGCGCTGCTCGAGCAGGGCCATCACGACCAGATCGCGGTGATCGGCCGCAACCGGCTCAAGGAACGCAACCCCGAGGTATCCCTCGCTGCCGAGGCCCGCATGCGCGGCATCCGTGCCACCCTCGCCGAGGCGGGCACGACAGTCGCCGCCGAGGCCTTCTGCCAGGAATGGCTACCCGAGTTCGGATATCGCGCCATCCGCGCGCTGCTGCGCAAGCCGACCAGGCCCACCGCCGTCATTTGCATGAACGACCGGCTCGCCTTCGGCGCCTACCAGGCAATCGCCGACGCGGGCCTCCGCGTGCCGGACGACATTTCGGTCGTCGCGTTCGACGACGACCCGATCGCGGCCTGGCTGCGGCCCGGCTTGACCACCGCCGCCCTCCCGCACGAGCAGATGGGGCGCCGAGCGATCGAGCTGCTCCTCGACAGCCACACCGCCGCACCATGCCTCGTTTCCATGCCGCTGCGTCGGCGCAAATCCATCGCCCCGCCGGCGTGA
- a CDS encoding carbohydrate ABC transporter permease has product MNLSRREQLTSRLFLIALVLVTLLPFVSMLSAALQPRGTVPDGLSWPTDPQWGNFVDAFNVANMGALLRSSLLIVAGVVPVSVLIATMAGFGLGHLRVPGGRFVFLLFLLGLTLPFEAVITPIYYQVQQLGLLNTRWAIILPLIGLYMPFAVFWMRAHFINVPRELSDAARVDGSNTWQMFWRVQVPLARPAIASLTILLFLWTWNQFLLAIVLVDDSTKRTMAGALGAFQGQWGTDQVLLCAGSLLILTPTLIVFLIFQRQFIKALLQGSLKG; this is encoded by the coding sequence ATGAACCTGAGCCGCCGCGAACAGCTCACCAGCCGGCTGTTCCTCATCGCTCTCGTCCTGGTGACGCTGCTGCCATTCGTCAGCATGCTGTCCGCCGCCCTGCAGCCGCGCGGCACCGTACCCGACGGCCTGAGCTGGCCCACCGACCCGCAGTGGGGAAACTTCGTCGACGCGTTCAACGTCGCGAACATGGGGGCGTTGCTGCGCTCCAGCCTGCTCATCGTGGCCGGTGTCGTGCCCGTGTCGGTGTTGATCGCGACCATGGCCGGCTTCGGCCTCGGCCACCTGCGCGTACCCGGCGGCCGGTTCGTCTTCCTGCTCTTCCTGCTCGGCCTCACCCTGCCGTTCGAGGCCGTGATCACGCCCATCTACTACCAGGTGCAGCAGCTGGGCCTGCTCAACACCCGGTGGGCGATCATCCTGCCGCTGATCGGCCTCTACATGCCCTTCGCCGTGTTCTGGATGCGCGCCCACTTCATCAACGTCCCCCGCGAACTCTCCGACGCCGCTCGCGTCGACGGCAGCAACACCTGGCAAATGTTCTGGCGCGTACAGGTGCCCCTGGCCCGGCCCGCGATCGCGTCACTGACCATCCTGCTGTTCCTGTGGACCTGGAACCAGTTCCTGCTCGCGATCGTGCTAGTCGACGACTCCACCAAACGCACGATGGCCGGCGCACTCGGCGCGTTCCAAGGTCAGTGGGGGACCGACCAGGTGCTGCTGTGCGCCGGGTCCCTGCTCATCCTCACCCCGACGCTCATCGTGTTCCTCATCTTTCAGCGCCAGTTCATCAAGGCACTGCTCCAAGGCTCCTTGAAGGGCTGA
- a CDS encoding carbohydrate ABC transporter permease: MTTAPSRVTAQRAGLSRPARPGRPTPVPPRRRRWLRLARWSGWLWVLPALLMYAIFVLRPLALTFQYSLYHWNGIGVARWAGLENYVTVFTDRDLLKIVGNAFVLIIFFSFIPVGLGLVIAALVRRISSGPFGTAVRTILFLPQVIPLVAAGIAWSWLLSSTGLVNQLLRGIGLDGLARAWLGEFDTALPSVGLIGAWVLLGLCTILLITGMSKIDPALYESARLDGAGPIREFLAITLPSLRQEIGVCLTVTVIAALASFDIVYIATGGGPGLQTTVPGLEIYRLAFAQRQVGLASALGVVLMALVLICVLPIQRLTREDKG, encoded by the coding sequence GTGACGACTGCTCCCAGCAGGGTGACAGCCCAGCGGGCCGGCCTTTCCAGGCCGGCCCGCCCGGGCCGCCCGACGCCCGTGCCGCCCCGCCGACGCCGATGGCTCCGCCTCGCCCGGTGGAGCGGCTGGCTGTGGGTCCTGCCCGCCCTGCTGATGTACGCGATCTTCGTGCTCCGGCCGCTGGCGCTGACGTTCCAATACTCGCTCTACCACTGGAACGGCATCGGCGTGGCCCGCTGGGCCGGCCTGGAAAACTACGTCACGGTCTTCACCGACCGCGACCTGCTGAAGATCGTCGGCAACGCGTTCGTCCTGATCATCTTCTTCAGCTTCATCCCGGTCGGTCTCGGCCTGGTCATCGCCGCTCTGGTGCGCCGGATCAGCAGCGGCCCGTTCGGCACCGCCGTGCGTACCATCCTGTTCCTGCCGCAGGTCATCCCGCTGGTCGCGGCCGGCATCGCATGGAGCTGGCTGCTGTCCTCGACGGGCCTGGTCAACCAGCTGCTGCGCGGGATCGGACTGGACGGGCTCGCGCGCGCGTGGCTGGGGGAGTTCGACACCGCCCTGCCCTCCGTCGGCCTCATCGGTGCCTGGGTCCTGCTGGGCCTGTGCACGATCCTGCTGATCACCGGCATGAGCAAGATCGACCCCGCGCTGTACGAGTCGGCCCGCCTCGACGGAGCCGGCCCGATCCGCGAGTTCCTCGCCATCACCCTGCCCAGCCTGCGCCAGGAGATCGGCGTCTGCCTGACCGTCACCGTCATCGCCGCTTTGGCCAGTTTCGACATCGTCTACATCGCCACCGGCGGCGGCCCCGGCCTGCAAACCACCGTGCCCGGCCTGGAGATCTACCGCCTCGCGTTCGCCCAGCGCCAGGTCGGCCTCGCCTCCGCCCTCGGCGTGGTGCTGATGGCGCTGGTGCTCATCTGCGTGCTGCCGATCCAGCGGCTGACCCGGGAGGACAAGGGATGA
- a CDS encoding ABC transporter substrate-binding protein translates to MPEYRTRRLSRRRVALTAPLTVLAMVAACSAPGAQESPSGQTSAAVSTELGSEQITLEMYAETGFPLAKALAEEFTKQHPNVKFNVREDQFTVIVENAPRVMASDNAPDIIRLPTMVDLVKDGLLKNLDPYFAAYGWDKFPASQLVQLRVAEGGRPRGTGSLYAMGLGYAITGVFYNKQLAQKVGMTQPPATVAEFEDLLAKAKAANVQPIMQFNKNTAGINFPHQALQNQFGDPAQIADWIFQKPGATFDTPAALKATQTIQKWAQAGYFPKDANAIDYTAMMGQFQKGGGLFMFNGDWESANLDKSMPGNVGFFLFPGETAGAKHVAMSAPNTFGVSAKAKHPDAAAFFLNWVHTNDKAREISVKNGGTSPGGPPNLAVPPAAEGTVLAQTLKASAQLGAENGAVDFTANATGAIFASAITPEMQKLVAGQQTPEGYVKAVQAEYEKELSK, encoded by the coding sequence ATGCCCGAATACAGAACAAGGCGGTTGTCGCGGCGGAGGGTGGCGCTGACCGCGCCCCTGACCGTCCTGGCGATGGTCGCCGCGTGCAGCGCGCCGGGCGCGCAGGAGTCGCCGTCCGGACAGACCAGCGCCGCCGTCAGCACCGAGCTCGGCAGCGAGCAGATCACCTTGGAGATGTACGCCGAAACCGGCTTCCCCCTCGCGAAGGCGCTCGCCGAGGAGTTCACCAAGCAGCACCCGAACGTGAAATTCAACGTCCGCGAGGACCAGTTCACCGTTATCGTGGAGAACGCGCCACGGGTGATGGCCTCAGACAACGCACCGGACATCATCCGGCTGCCCACGATGGTCGACCTGGTCAAGGACGGCCTACTGAAGAACCTCGACCCCTACTTCGCGGCGTACGGGTGGGACAAGTTCCCGGCCTCCCAGCTGGTCCAACTGCGCGTCGCCGAGGGTGGCCGGCCGCGCGGTACCGGCTCGCTGTACGCCATGGGGCTCGGCTACGCCATCACTGGCGTCTTCTACAACAAGCAACTGGCCCAGAAGGTGGGCATGACCCAGCCGCCGGCGACCGTGGCCGAATTCGAGGATCTGCTGGCCAAGGCGAAGGCCGCCAACGTGCAGCCCATCATGCAGTTCAACAAGAACACCGCTGGCATCAACTTCCCGCACCAGGCGCTGCAGAACCAGTTCGGCGACCCGGCCCAGATCGCGGACTGGATCTTCCAGAAGCCGGGCGCCACGTTCGACACCCCGGCCGCGCTGAAGGCCACCCAGACCATCCAGAAATGGGCCCAGGCCGGCTACTTCCCCAAGGACGCGAACGCGATCGACTACACCGCCATGATGGGCCAGTTCCAAAAGGGCGGCGGCCTGTTCATGTTCAACGGCGACTGGGAGTCGGCCAATCTCGACAAGAGCATGCCCGGCAACGTCGGCTTCTTCCTCTTCCCCGGCGAAACGGCGGGAGCCAAGCACGTGGCGATGTCCGCGCCCAACACCTTCGGCGTCAGCGCCAAGGCCAAGCACCCGGACGCCGCCGCGTTCTTCCTCAACTGGGTGCACACCAACGACAAGGCCCGCGAGATCTCCGTGAAGAACGGCGGCACCAGCCCCGGCGGCCCGCCGAACCTGGCCGTCCCACCGGCCGCCGAGGGCACCGTGCTGGCCCAGACGCTCAAGGCGTCCGCACAACTCGGTGCGGAGAACGGCGCGGTGGACTTCACCGCCAACGCCACCGGCGCCATCTTCGCCTCGGCCATCACCCCGGAGATGCAGAAGCTGGTCGCCGGGCAGCAGACCCCGGAGGGTTACGTGAAGGCCGTGCAGGCGGAGTACGAGAAGGAACTGTCCAAGTGA
- a CDS encoding LacI family DNA-binding transcriptional regulator → MAHNRVTLADVARRAGLSKTAASMVLNGREGTRLSAEAHQRVFKAAEELGYRPNIAARSLRTRKTATIAFVSDIVATTRFASGLIRGALDAARERDHVLLIAETQGDPAFEQHAIDAMLDRQVDGVIYAAMATRRLTVPPALLAGPVVLLNATSPNGLPCVLPDDERAGWTAVTVLLESGHRDRIAVIGRNRLKENDPEVSMAATARLAGIRGALADVGAAVHREVSCPDWLPEHGYAAMRTLLRKPERPTAVVCMNDRLAFGAYQAIAEVGLSVPRDVSVVSFDDDPIAAWLHPGLSTVALPHELMGRRAVDLLLDGTGAGPTLVPMSLRRRRSIAPPA, encoded by the coding sequence ATGGCGCACAACCGCGTAACCCTGGCGGACGTGGCGCGCCGCGCCGGGCTGTCCAAGACGGCCGCGTCGATGGTGCTCAACGGCCGGGAGGGCACCCGGTTGTCGGCCGAGGCGCACCAGCGGGTCTTCAAAGCGGCCGAGGAACTCGGCTACCGGCCCAACATCGCCGCGCGGAGCCTGCGTACCCGCAAGACCGCCACCATCGCATTCGTGTCCGACATCGTCGCCACCACCCGGTTCGCCAGCGGGCTGATCCGTGGTGCGCTGGACGCCGCCCGCGAGCGAGACCACGTCCTGCTCATCGCCGAAACGCAGGGCGACCCCGCCTTCGAGCAACACGCGATCGACGCCATGCTCGACCGCCAGGTCGACGGTGTCATCTACGCCGCGATGGCCACCCGTCGGCTCACCGTGCCGCCCGCCCTGCTGGCCGGCCCGGTGGTGCTGCTCAACGCCACCAGCCCGAACGGCCTGCCCTGCGTGCTCCCCGACGACGAGCGGGCCGGGTGGACCGCGGTCACCGTGTTGCTGGAAAGCGGACACCGCGACCGGATCGCGGTGATCGGCCGCAACCGGCTCAAGGAGAACGACCCGGAGGTGTCGATGGCCGCCACCGCGCGACTTGCGGGCATCCGCGGCGCTCTTGCCGATGTGGGCGCCGCCGTTCATCGCGAAGTCTCCTGCCCGGACTGGCTGCCGGAGCACGGCTACGCCGCGATGCGGACCCTGCTGCGCAAGCCGGAGCGGCCCACCGCGGTCGTCTGCATGAACGACCGGCTCGCCTTCGGCGCCTACCAGGCCATCGCCGAGGTCGGCCTGAGCGTGCCCCGAGACGTTTCGGTTGTCTCGTTCGACGACGATCCGATCGCCGCGTGGCTGCATCCCGGCCTGTCAACGGTCGCACTCCCCCACGAGCTGATGGGCCGGCGGGCCGTGGATCTCCTCCTGGACGGTACGGGCGCCGGGCCGACCCTCGTGCCGATGTCGTTGCGGCGCCGCAGGTCCATCGCTCCTCCCGCCTGA
- a CDS encoding glycoside hydrolase family 68 protein: MLRLPDHWVWDSWYARDDDGAWHVFFLRASRALLDPERRHHRASIGHAVSTDLRSWRLLPDALIAADSPGWDDLAVWTGCTVHGPDGRWYLFYTGVGRAERGLVQRVGLAVSDDLTTWHRHGTEPLVEADPTWYELLDPDAWYEQAWRDPWVLPDPAGDGWHMLVTARANTGPAAGRGVMGHATSRDLLHWTVQAPLSAPAGFGHLEVPQVAVVDGHPVLLFCTNAGQPEHRIWVAPGASVTGAWDVAAARPYADPHLYAPRLVTDVDGSWSVIGFLDRVDGAFVGALSDPIPVRYHPAAGLVSRAPGALVQSTSDSHDG; encoded by the coding sequence ATGCTTCGACTGCCAGACCATTGGGTGTGGGACAGCTGGTACGCGCGGGACGACGACGGCGCGTGGCACGTGTTCTTCCTGCGCGCGTCCCGCGCCCTGCTCGACCCGGAACGCCGCCACCACCGCGCCTCGATCGGCCACGCGGTCTCCACCGACCTGCGCTCGTGGCGGCTGCTGCCCGACGCGCTCATCGCTGCCGACTCGCCGGGCTGGGACGACCTGGCGGTCTGGACCGGCTGCACCGTCCACGGACCGGACGGCCGGTGGTACCTGTTCTACACCGGTGTCGGCCGTGCCGAGCGTGGCCTGGTGCAGCGGGTCGGCCTGGCTGTCTCGGACGACCTGACCACCTGGCATCGGCACGGCACCGAGCCGCTGGTGGAGGCGGACCCCACCTGGTACGAGCTGCTGGACCCGGACGCCTGGTACGAGCAGGCATGGCGGGATCCGTGGGTCTTGCCCGACCCTGCCGGCGATGGCTGGCACATGCTCGTCACCGCCCGCGCCAACACCGGCCCGGCGGCGGGTCGCGGCGTCATGGGCCATGCCACTTCCCGCGACCTGCTCCATTGGACGGTCCAGGCACCGCTGTCCGCGCCAGCCGGCTTCGGGCACCTGGAGGTGCCGCAGGTCGCGGTCGTGGACGGCCATCCGGTCCTGCTCTTCTGCACCAACGCCGGGCAGCCGGAGCACCGCATCTGGGTCGCGCCCGGAGCAAGTGTCACCGGAGCGTGGGACGTCGCCGCCGCGCGCCCCTACGCCGACCCACACCTTTACGCGCCGCGCCTGGTGACCGATGTGGACGGCAGCTGGTCGGTCATCGGCTTCCTCGACCGGGTCGACGGCGCTTTCGTCGGCGCGCTGAGCGATCCGATCCCGGTGCGCTACCACCCGGCGGCGGGACTGGTGTCCCGCGCGCCGGGTGCACTCGTGCAATCCACTTCGGACAGCCACGATGGCTGA